In a genomic window of Nocardia fluminea:
- the clpB gene encoding ATP-dependent chaperone ClpB — translation MDSFNPTTKTQAALTAALQAASAAGNPEIRPAHLLVALLDQTDGIAAPLLKAIGVDPATVEREAGDIADKLPRATGATTTPQLGREALAAITAAQRLATELGDEYVSTENLLVGLADGDSEVSKLLRKHGATPEALRDAFATVRGSARVTSPDPEASYQALEKYSTDLTEAARAGKLDPVIGRDTEIRRVVQVLSRRTKNNPVLIGEPGVGKTAIVEGLARRIIEGDVPESLRNKKVVSLDLGAMVAGAKYRGEFEERLKAVLDDIKNSAGEIITFIDELHTIVGAGGTGDSAMDAGNMIKPLLARGELRLVGATTLDEYRKYIEKDAALERRFQQVLIGEPSVADTIGILRGIKERYEVHHGVRITDSALVAAATLSDRYITSRFLPDKAIDLIDESASRLRMEIDSRPVEIDEVERAVRRLEIEEVALEKETDAASKQRLEKLRQELADDREKLGQLTTRWQNEKNAIDSVRGFKEQLEALRGESERAERDGDLGKAAELRYGKIPALEKELAAAEAASGTAASGEVMLNEEVTPDDIADVVSAWTGVPVGRMLEGETAKLLRMESEVAGRVVGQEEAVQAVSDAVRRARAGVADPNRPTGSFLFVGPTGVGKTELAKSLADFLFADERAMVRIDMSEYSEKHSVARLVGAPPGYVGYDQGGQLTEAVRRRPYSVVLFDEIEKAHPDVFDILLQVLDEGRLTDSQGRTVDFRNTILILTSNLGAGGDRDQVMEAVRRAFKPEFINRLDDVVMFHALDAKQLESIVDINLRQLQKRLAQRRLTLDVTDEAKQWLAVRGYDPAYGARPLRRLIQQAIGDSLAKELLSGSVADGDTVKVSVDDATDKLVVEREVVHSS, via the coding sequence GTGGACTCGTTCAATCCCACCACCAAGACGCAGGCGGCGCTGACCGCCGCGCTGCAGGCCGCTTCCGCCGCGGGCAATCCGGAGATCCGTCCGGCGCACTTGCTGGTGGCGTTGCTCGACCAGACCGACGGCATCGCCGCGCCGCTGCTCAAGGCCATCGGCGTCGACCCGGCGACCGTCGAACGCGAGGCGGGCGACATCGCCGACAAACTGCCGCGCGCCACCGGCGCCACCACCACACCCCAGCTCGGCCGGGAGGCACTGGCCGCGATCACGGCCGCGCAGCGACTGGCCACCGAACTCGGCGACGAGTACGTCTCCACCGAGAACCTGCTGGTCGGGCTGGCCGACGGCGATTCCGAGGTGTCGAAGCTGCTGCGCAAGCACGGTGCGACCCCGGAGGCCTTGCGCGACGCGTTCGCCACGGTCCGCGGCAGCGCCCGCGTCACCAGCCCCGACCCGGAAGCCAGCTACCAGGCACTGGAGAAGTACTCCACCGACCTCACCGAAGCCGCCCGTGCGGGCAAACTCGACCCGGTCATCGGACGTGACACCGAGATTCGCCGCGTGGTCCAGGTGCTGAGCAGGCGCACCAAGAACAACCCCGTCCTCATCGGCGAACCCGGCGTGGGCAAGACCGCCATCGTCGAAGGGCTGGCGCGGCGCATCATCGAAGGCGACGTGCCGGAGTCGTTGCGCAACAAGAAGGTTGTCTCGCTCGACCTGGGCGCGATGGTGGCGGGCGCGAAGTATCGCGGCGAATTCGAGGAGCGGCTCAAGGCCGTGCTCGACGACATCAAGAACAGCGCGGGCGAGATCATCACCTTCATCGACGAGCTGCACACCATCGTCGGCGCGGGCGGCACCGGCGACTCGGCGATGGACGCGGGCAACATGATCAAGCCGCTGCTGGCCCGCGGCGAACTGCGCCTGGTCGGCGCGACCACCCTCGACGAGTACCGCAAGTACATCGAGAAGGACGCCGCGCTCGAACGGCGATTCCAGCAGGTGCTGATCGGCGAGCCGTCGGTGGCCGACACCATCGGCATCCTGCGCGGCATCAAGGAGCGCTACGAGGTGCACCACGGCGTGCGGATCACCGACTCGGCGCTGGTGGCGGCCGCGACGCTGTCGGACCGCTACATCACCTCGCGTTTCCTGCCCGACAAGGCGATCGACCTGATCGACGAGTCGGCTTCGCGGCTGCGCATGGAGATCGACTCGCGGCCCGTCGAGATCGACGAGGTGGAGCGGGCGGTGCGCCGCCTGGAGATCGAGGAGGTCGCACTGGAGAAGGAGACCGACGCGGCGTCGAAGCAGCGTCTGGAGAAACTTCGCCAGGAACTCGCCGACGACCGGGAGAAGCTCGGCCAGCTCACCACGCGCTGGCAGAACGAGAAGAACGCGATCGACTCGGTGCGCGGGTTCAAGGAGCAGTTGGAGGCGCTGCGCGGGGAGTCCGAACGGGCCGAGCGTGACGGCGATCTGGGCAAGGCCGCCGAGCTGCGCTACGGCAAGATCCCGGCGCTGGAGAAGGAACTCGCCGCCGCCGAAGCCGCCAGTGGCACCGCCGCCAGCGGTGAGGTGATGCTCAACGAGGAGGTCACTCCCGACGACATCGCCGACGTCGTCTCGGCGTGGACGGGGGTGCCGGTCGGGCGCATGCTCGAAGGCGAGACCGCCAAGCTGCTGCGGATGGAAAGCGAGGTCGCGGGGCGCGTCGTGGGGCAGGAGGAAGCGGTGCAGGCCGTGTCGGACGCGGTCCGCAGGGCGCGTGCCGGTGTCGCCGATCCGAATCGCCCGACCGGGTCGTTCCTGTTCGTCGGCCCGACCGGTGTCGGCAAGACGGAGCTGGCGAAATCGCTGGCCGACTTCCTGTTCGCCGACGAACGCGCCATGGTGCGCATCGACATGAGCGAGTACAGCGAGAAGCACTCGGTGGCTAGGCTCGTCGGCGCGCCGCCCGGATATGTCGGCTACGACCAGGGCGGCCAGCTCACCGAAGCCGTGCGCAGGCGGCCGTACTCGGTGGTGCTGTTCGACGAGATCGAGAAGGCGCACCCGGACGTCTTCGACATCTTGCTGCAAGTTCTCGACGAGGGCAGGCTCACCGACAGCCAGGGTCGCACGGTCGACTTCCGCAACACGATCCTCATCCTCACCTCCAATCTCGGCGCCGGTGGCGACCGCGATCAGGTGATGGAGGCGGTGCGGCGCGCGTTCAAGCCGGAGTTCATCAACCGGCTCGACGACGTGGTGATGTTCCACGCGCTCGACGCGAAGCAACTGGAGTCGATCGTCGACATCAACCTGCGTCAGCTGCAGAAACGGCTCGCCCAGCGCAGGCTGACCCTCGATGTCACCGACGAGGCCAAGCAGTGGCTGGCCGTGCGCGGCTACGACCCGGCCTACGGCGCGCGACCGTTGCGCAGGCTGATCCAGCAGGCCATCGGCGACAGTCTGGCCAAGGAACTGCTCTCCGGTTCGGTCGCCGACGGTGACACGGTGAAGGTGAGTGTGGACGACGCCACCGACAAGCTCGTCGTCGAACGCGAAGTTGTCCACAGCTCGTGA
- a CDS encoding type III secretion system chaperone family protein — translation MWFGLAAIALVGAVVLLYFDRVQRQRTGHARQVWAKSQGYTYVSVEPALASTWRRGALAKLGYLSAVDVVSGIRKGEKFVLFDLEDAATLVAVRRQIGSEIDVDMRLKTAAPPKDHDLELLGAIGDRVVFATDPEIARHAVDQRMVGFIESLSDTVQMLWSEGNWTLGMLPVGSGSKDWETAIDVVLRLSGLLHVLPPVAEPNEFTRPRSSANLAPGFRPEYDEEDDDREFAASRAEYADVEERGRARFPGPDELDSDDEPYRGARFPEDDDPYAARGAAARFPEDEQPSATRGAATREVDDRAPIGGRAPALPADYDPDLDDPEFEDQPAPGRRPLGEPPKRPSLAVVPEPRPRAEPPRDDAESGQPGGPFHPGFRPYQGPVPK, via the coding sequence ATGTGGTTCGGGTTAGCAGCGATCGCACTCGTGGGTGCGGTCGTCCTGTTGTATTTCGATCGGGTCCAGCGCCAGCGCACCGGACACGCGAGACAGGTGTGGGCGAAGTCCCAGGGCTACACCTACGTGTCGGTGGAGCCCGCGCTCGCCTCGACGTGGCGCCGTGGCGCGCTGGCCAAGCTCGGCTACCTCTCGGCGGTCGACGTGGTCTCCGGTATTCGCAAGGGCGAGAAGTTCGTGCTCTTCGATCTGGAGGACGCCGCGACGCTGGTGGCCGTGCGACGCCAGATCGGTTCCGAGATCGATGTCGACATGCGGCTCAAGACCGCGGCCCCGCCGAAGGACCACGATCTGGAACTGCTCGGCGCCATCGGCGACCGGGTGGTGTTCGCCACCGATCCCGAAATCGCGCGCCACGCGGTGGATCAGCGGATGGTCGGGTTCATCGAGTCGCTGTCCGACACCGTGCAGATGCTGTGGAGCGAGGGCAATTGGACCCTCGGCATGCTCCCCGTCGGCAGCGGATCCAAGGATTGGGAGACCGCCATCGACGTGGTGCTGCGCCTGTCCGGCCTGCTGCACGTGCTGCCCCCCGTGGCCGAGCCGAACGAGTTCACCCGGCCGCGGTCGAGTGCCAATCTCGCGCCCGGCTTCCGCCCCGAGTACGACGAAGAAGACGACGATCGCGAATTCGCGGCGAGCCGTGCGGAATACGCGGACGTGGAAGAGCGTGGTCGCGCCCGTTTCCCCGGCCCCGACGAACTCGACTCCGATGACGAGCCCTACCGCGGCGCCCGCTTCCCCGAAGACGACGACCCCTATGCCGCTCGCGGCGCGGCGGCTCGATTCCCGGAGGACGAGCAGCCGTCCGCCACGCGTGGTGCCGCCACCCGCGAGGTAGACGATCGCGCGCCGATCGGCGGCCGCGCTCCCGCGCTCCCCGCCGACTACGACCCCGACCTCGACGATCCCGAGTTCGAAGACCAGCCGGCGCCCGGCCGCCGCCCGCTCGGCGAACCGCCCAAGCGTCCGTCGCTGGCTGTGGTCCCCGAGCCGCGTCCGCGCGCCGAACCCCCGCGCGACGACGCGGAATCGGGTCAGCCGGGCGGACCGTTCCACCCCGGTTTCCGCCCGTACCAAGGTCCTGTCCCGAAGTGA
- a CDS encoding lysoplasmalogenase, translating into MRGLRAAYLAAAAVTVFGAVTGRDRLQWVAKPLLMPLLAADTVTSGVELDPAERGILLGSLAAATVGDVLLLNPDDDRRLIAGASSFAVMQTGYSLLWWKRGARPRPEIALPRVVAWAGAAGLLRAKAPNLVLPLTAYGATLGTAATLASDPALAPDAKNIAGLNIPNADPRSRYGAGALLFTISDALIVVRRLFARDDRTRRVAEGVILATYAAAQYLLTEPLQHRDR; encoded by the coding sequence ATGCGAGGGCTGCGCGCCGCTTACCTCGCGGCGGCGGCGGTCACCGTGTTCGGTGCCGTCACCGGCCGCGACCGCCTGCAGTGGGTCGCCAAGCCACTGCTGATGCCGCTGCTCGCCGCCGACACGGTGACCAGCGGCGTCGAGCTCGACCCGGCGGAACGCGGGATCCTGCTCGGCTCGCTGGCCGCCGCGACGGTCGGCGATGTGCTGCTGCTGAACCCCGACGACGATCGCCGCCTCATCGCGGGCGCGTCGTCCTTCGCGGTGATGCAGACCGGCTACTCCCTGCTGTGGTGGAAGCGCGGAGCTCGCCCACGTCCGGAGATCGCCTTGCCTCGGGTGGTGGCGTGGGCAGGCGCGGCAGGCTTGCTGCGCGCGAAAGCGCCGAATCTGGTCCTGCCGCTCACCGCCTACGGTGCGACATTGGGCACGGCCGCGACCCTCGCTTCGGACCCGGCTCTCGCTCCCGACGCGAAAAACATCGCGGGCCTGAACATTCCGAACGCGGACCCACGCAGTCGCTACGGTGCCGGAGCCCTGCTGTTCACGATCTCGGACGCGCTGATCGTGGTGCGCCGCCTCTTCGCCCGCGACGACCGCACCCGCCGAGTCGCCGAAGGCGTCATCCTGGCTACCTACGCCGCGGCCCAGTACCTGCTCACGGAGCCGCTCCAGCATCGTGACCGCTGA
- a CDS encoding alpha/beta fold hydrolase, with protein sequence MSGEAQFIEVHGYRRAFRMAGTGPPLLLIHGITDSSGTWAPVFDALAEHYTVIAPDLLGHGDSDKPRGDYAVAAYANGMRDLLSILGIERITVVGHSLGGGVAMQFAYQFPEKVERIALVCPAGMGAGVHPAFRLATLAGAGPALMAITSWPVRTAVTAAVPIVTALGGLGLGPDAEYVLRLYGHLADSGARNAFLRTIRAAADRRGQTITMLDRGYLAAHLPTLVVGGTRDTVIPSGHADRAHRAFPGSRIEIFVGAGHFPHHFDPTRFVDLIRSFIEETEPAVFDPLRWQRTLRRGRPIVGLPSPTPSNAPVPSVEPAPTDAPALTAPG encoded by the coding sequence ATGAGTGGGGAAGCGCAGTTCATCGAGGTGCACGGGTATCGCCGGGCGTTCCGGATGGCCGGAACCGGGCCGCCGCTGCTGCTCATCCACGGCATCACCGACAGCTCGGGCACCTGGGCGCCGGTGTTCGACGCGCTCGCCGAGCACTACACCGTCATCGCGCCTGATCTGCTCGGTCACGGCGACTCGGACAAGCCGCGTGGCGACTATGCCGTGGCGGCCTACGCCAACGGCATGCGCGATCTGCTCAGCATCCTCGGCATCGAGCGGATCACCGTCGTCGGGCACTCGCTCGGTGGCGGGGTGGCGATGCAGTTCGCGTACCAGTTCCCCGAGAAGGTCGAGCGGATCGCGCTGGTCTGCCCGGCGGGAATGGGCGCGGGCGTGCATCCGGCATTCCGGCTCGCGACCCTGGCGGGCGCGGGCCCGGCGCTGATGGCGATCACCAGCTGGCCGGTCCGTACCGCGGTGACGGCCGCGGTGCCGATCGTCACCGCACTGGGCGGCCTCGGTCTCGGCCCCGACGCCGAATACGTGCTGCGCCTCTACGGCCACCTCGCCGACTCCGGCGCCCGCAACGCCTTCCTGCGCACCATCCGCGCCGCCGCCGACCGTCGCGGCCAGACCATCACCATGCTCGACCGCGGCTATCTCGCCGCCCACTTACCCACGCTGGTCGTGGGCGGCACCCGCGACACCGTCATCCCGTCCGGTCACGCCGACCGCGCGCACCGGGCCTTCCCCGGCAGTCGCATCGAGATCTTCGTCGGCGCGGGCCATTTCCCCCACCACTTCGATCCGACCCGGTTCGTCGACCTGATCCGTTCCTTCATCGAGGAGACCGAGCCCGCGGTCTTCGACCCGCTCCGCTGGCAGCGCACGCTCCGTCGCGGCCGCCCGATCGTCGGGCTCCCGTCACCCACGCCGTCGAACGCACCCGTGCCGTCGGTCGAACCCGCGCCCACGGACGCACCCGCGCTCACAGCACCAGGATGA
- a CDS encoding NADP-dependent oxidoreductase: protein MRAIVVQKFGATPELADVPVPVAGPGEVQVALDAAGVNPFDLKMADGILKGKMPTDFPMILGVDGAGTVSAVGTGVTKFTVGDKVVGKFLTAPAGHGSWAQYATVPEDATLVPIPDGVTTVTAAALPVAGITAQDLVDAARIQPGQTVLIVGATGGVGSFLVQLANIAGAHVIATARGDATDQVARLGAAETVDYTRTRPTDPNVDDHDPATRQDSSVTAAVRFTHPDGIDVLFDLVSAAGDFASHATLVRQGGHAYSTTWAADEAALRARDITGGNFESKGRSPELSRLLSRVAAGDVVVPVQMTVPLEAAPAVLGQGSARGKTVLAI from the coding sequence ATGCGCGCGATCGTGGTTCAGAAGTTCGGCGCCACACCCGAGCTCGCCGACGTGCCGGTACCCGTCGCGGGTCCCGGTGAGGTTCAAGTGGCGCTCGACGCGGCCGGGGTGAACCCGTTCGATCTGAAAATGGCCGACGGCATCCTGAAGGGCAAGATGCCCACCGACTTCCCGATGATCCTCGGCGTCGACGGCGCGGGCACCGTCTCCGCGGTCGGCACAGGCGTTACCAAGTTCACCGTCGGTGACAAGGTGGTCGGCAAGTTCCTCACCGCGCCCGCGGGACACGGCAGTTGGGCGCAGTACGCCACGGTCCCCGAGGACGCGACCCTGGTCCCCATCCCCGACGGCGTCACCACGGTGACCGCGGCGGCACTGCCGGTCGCCGGCATCACGGCCCAGGACCTGGTGGACGCCGCGCGCATCCAGCCCGGCCAGACGGTACTGATCGTCGGCGCGACCGGCGGTGTGGGTTCCTTCCTCGTCCAGCTGGCCAATATCGCCGGCGCCCACGTGATCGCGACCGCCCGCGGCGACGCCACCGATCAGGTCGCGCGCCTCGGCGCCGCCGAGACCGTCGACTACACCCGGACCCGCCCCACCGACCCGAATGTCGACGACCACGACCCGGCCACCCGCCAGGACTCCAGCGTCACCGCCGCCGTCCGCTTCACCCACCCCGACGGCATCGACGTGCTCTTCGACCTGGTCAGCGCAGCAGGCGATTTCGCTTCGCACGCCACGCTCGTCCGCCAGGGCGGACACGCCTACTCGACCACCTGGGCCGCCGACGAAGCCGCACTGCGCGCCCGCGACATCACCGGCGGAAACTTCGAATCCAAAGGCCGCTCACCGGAACTGAGCCGGCTCCTGTCCCGCGTCGCGGCAGGAGATGTGGTCGTACCGGTCCAGATGACAGTGCCCCTGGAGGCCGCCCCCGCCGTCCTCGGCCAGGGCAGCGCCCGCGGAAAAACCGTCCTCGCCATCTGA
- a CDS encoding TrmH family RNA methyltransferase, translating to MNEAEVAGPTEWGEHPHGLGPWEQEYGTPVPTDPRYDPVLLAEGDRRNVVDAYRYWTREAIVADIDARRFPFHVAIENFGHDANIGTVVRTANAFAAAAVHIVGRRRWNRRGAMVTDRYQHLVHHSDLAELREFAARENLTVVAVDNVPGAVPLETADLPRDCLLLFGQEGPGVSDDAKDAAALTVSIAQFGSTRSINAGVAAGIAMHAWIRQHADLSVAW from the coding sequence GTGAACGAAGCAGAGGTCGCGGGCCCGACCGAGTGGGGCGAGCACCCGCACGGCCTCGGTCCGTGGGAGCAGGAATACGGCACCCCCGTCCCCACCGACCCGCGCTACGACCCTGTTCTGCTGGCCGAGGGTGACCGCCGCAACGTCGTCGACGCCTACCGCTACTGGACTCGCGAGGCGATCGTCGCCGATATCGACGCCCGCCGCTTCCCCTTTCACGTGGCCATCGAGAACTTCGGCCACGACGCCAACATCGGCACCGTGGTCCGTACCGCCAACGCCTTCGCCGCCGCCGCGGTGCACATCGTCGGCAGGCGGCGCTGGAACCGCCGCGGTGCCATGGTCACCGACCGCTACCAGCATCTCGTCCACCACAGCGACCTCGCCGAGCTGCGTGAGTTCGCCGCGCGCGAGAATCTGACGGTGGTCGCCGTCGACAACGTGCCGGGCGCGGTACCGCTCGAGACCGCGGACCTGCCGCGCGACTGCCTGCTGCTGTTCGGCCAGGAGGGCCCCGGCGTCAGCGATGACGCGAAAGACGCAGCGGCCCTGACTGTTTCGATCGCCCAGTTCGGATCGACCCGCAGTATCAACGCCGGTGTCGCCGCGGGCATCGCCATGCACGCCTGGATCCGTCAACACGCCGACCTGTCCGTGGCCTGGTAA
- a CDS encoding beta-ketoacyl-ACP synthase 3, whose product MVSIAVNKGRDNVAMLGIGAYRPQRVVTNAEVCETLDSTPDWIFERTGIHNRRWISGDETIRSIAAAAGERALNNTPIDRSKIGAVILCTSSWLKLTPHGAPSVAFDLGLNGVAAFDLTSGCGGFCYGLGVAADLIRAGSFDYVLVIGAETMTVGLDPTDRGTAMIFGDGAGAVVVGPAEDNGISPTVWGSDGENAEAIAQDVDFLEYMNKAQALQGTDPAVEAVGRMSLHMEGPKVFRWAAVTLPRALSAALESSGVAKEDIEVFVPHQANARINELMKKNLGLAEGVPIANDIENTGNTSAASVPLAIEEMLVTGKAKGGQLALLLGFGAGLSYAGQVVTLPPAPKEPSF is encoded by the coding sequence GTGGTGAGCATTGCAGTAAACAAAGGTCGCGACAACGTCGCGATGCTCGGGATCGGTGCCTACCGTCCGCAACGCGTCGTCACCAACGCGGAAGTGTGCGAGACCCTCGACTCGACGCCCGACTGGATCTTCGAGCGCACCGGTATCCACAACCGGCGCTGGATCAGTGGCGACGAGACGATCCGGTCGATCGCCGCGGCCGCCGGCGAGCGCGCGCTGAACAACACCCCGATCGATCGATCCAAGATCGGCGCGGTCATCCTGTGCACGTCGAGCTGGCTCAAGCTCACTCCGCACGGCGCGCCCTCGGTGGCCTTCGACCTCGGGCTCAACGGCGTCGCCGCGTTCGACCTCACCTCCGGCTGCGGTGGCTTCTGCTACGGGCTCGGCGTTGCCGCCGACCTGATCCGCGCGGGCTCGTTCGACTACGTGCTGGTGATCGGCGCCGAGACGATGACCGTCGGCCTCGACCCGACCGACCGCGGCACCGCGATGATCTTCGGTGACGGCGCGGGCGCTGTCGTCGTCGGCCCGGCCGAGGACAACGGCATCTCCCCGACGGTCTGGGGCAGCGACGGTGAGAACGCCGAAGCCATCGCCCAGGACGTCGATTTCCTGGAGTACATGAACAAGGCGCAGGCCCTGCAGGGCACCGACCCGGCGGTCGAGGCCGTCGGCCGGATGTCGCTGCACATGGAGGGCCCCAAGGTCTTCCGCTGGGCCGCGGTCACCCTGCCGCGCGCGCTCTCGGCGGCGCTCGAGTCCTCCGGCGTGGCCAAGGAGGACATCGAGGTCTTCGTCCCGCACCAGGCCAACGCCCGGATCAACGAACTGATGAAGAAGAACCTCGGCCTGGCCGAGGGCGTCCCGATCGCCAACGACATCGAGAACACCGGCAACACCTCCGCCGCTTCGGTGCCACTGGCGATCGAGGAAATGCTGGTCACCGGTAAGGCGAAGGGTGGTCAGCTCGCGCTCCTGCTGGGCTTCGGCGCGGGTCTGAGTTACGCGGGCCAGGTAGTGACCCTGCCGCCCGCCCCGAAGGAACCGAGCTTCTGA
- the pyrE gene encoding orotate phosphoribosyltransferase, whose amino-acid sequence MIDQARQALTKADRDQLAALVRELAVVHGKVTLSSGKEADYYVDLRRATLHHQAAPLIGTLLRELVADWDFDAVGGLTMGADPVAMAVMHAPGRPIDAFVVRKAAKAHGMQRQIEGPDIVGKRVLVVEDTTTTGNSPLTAVRALRDAGAIVVGVATVVDRETGADQVIAEEGLEYRSILGLDDLALG is encoded by the coding sequence ATGATCGACCAAGCACGTCAGGCGCTCACGAAGGCCGATCGCGACCAGCTGGCCGCCCTCGTGCGCGAGCTCGCGGTCGTGCACGGCAAGGTGACGCTGTCCTCAGGCAAGGAAGCCGACTACTACGTCGACCTGCGCCGCGCGACCCTGCACCACCAGGCGGCGCCGCTGATCGGCACGCTGCTGCGCGAGCTCGTCGCCGACTGGGACTTCGACGCTGTCGGCGGGCTCACCATGGGCGCGGATCCGGTCGCGATGGCCGTGATGCACGCGCCGGGTCGCCCGATCGATGCCTTCGTGGTGCGCAAAGCGGCCAAGGCGCACGGTATGCAGCGCCAGATCGAGGGCCCCGACATCGTCGGCAAGCGCGTGCTCGTCGTCGAGGACACCACCACCACCGGCAACTCGCCGCTCACGGCGGTGCGCGCGTTGCGTGACGCGGGCGCGATCGTCGTCGGCGTTGCCACCGTTGTCGACCGGGAAACCGGTGCTGACCAGGTGATCGCCGAGGAGGGGCTGGAATATCGATCCATCCTCGGACTCGACGATCTCGCCCTGGGATAG
- a CDS encoding SDR family NAD(P)-dependent oxidoreductase — MSDSPSRLPGVHRPVAMITGPTSGIGQGFAHRLAALGYDLVLVARNGDRLRELAGELARRFATSAEVLVADLADADDRARVAARAARGIDFLVNNAGFAHSGEFWTLDPAQLQAQLDVNVTSVLQLTRAALPAMVAAGAGSIVNVASVAGLIPGRGSTYSASKAYVVSFTEGLAGGLVGTGVRIQALCPGFVHTEFHERAGIEMSSLPKRLWLDVDQVVDGCLQDLDSGRVISVPGVQYKVLTAVAGFVPRTLVARMNRGLFNARGRT; from the coding sequence ATGTCTGACAGTCCTTCACGCCTGCCCGGCGTGCACCGCCCCGTCGCGATGATCACCGGACCGACGTCCGGCATCGGGCAGGGTTTCGCCCACCGTCTCGCCGCCCTCGGCTACGACCTGGTCCTCGTCGCCAGGAACGGGGACCGACTACGCGAACTCGCCGGCGAGCTGGCCCGCCGTTTCGCCACGTCGGCCGAAGTCCTCGTCGCCGACCTGGCCGACGCCGACGATCGCGCTCGCGTCGCGGCCCGAGCCGCTCGCGGCATCGACTTCCTCGTCAACAACGCGGGTTTCGCGCATTCGGGCGAGTTCTGGACCCTCGACCCCGCGCAGCTGCAGGCTCAGCTCGACGTCAACGTCACCTCGGTCCTGCAACTCACCAGGGCGGCCCTGCCCGCGATGGTCGCGGCGGGCGCGGGCTCGATCGTGAATGTGGCGAGTGTGGCCGGGTTGATTCCCGGACGGGGGTCGACCTACTCGGCCTCCAAGGCCTACGTCGTATCCTTCACGGAGGGTTTAGCGGGTGGATTGGTGGGCACCGGTGTTCGCATCCAAGCGCTGTGCCCCGGATTCGTGCACACCGAGTTCCACGAGCGCGCCGGCATCGAGATGAGTTCGCTGCCCAAGCGCCTGTGGCTCGACGTCGACCAGGTCGTCGACGGGTGCCTGCAGGATCTGGACTCCGGCCGGGTGATCAGCGTGCCCGGCGTGCAGTACAAGGTGCTCACCGCGGTAGCGGGCTTCGTCCCGCGCACCCTGGTGGCCCGCATGAATCGCGGACTCTTCAACGCACGCGGAAGGACATGA
- a CDS encoding DUF5666 domain-containing protein, whose amino-acid sequence MTNPNDPWGQRPEDSPTERLGSPGTDSTTPYGGNSFDEWGQPSNPTQALPPHDAQWGDYESGYPAAQPPPQQAPPGYGQGYQAPPPGYGQDYPGAPPPGYPPRPQDGEQEEPPKRHLGLWFALGLGVLALIAVGGVLAGLVLSGGGSDGNTASAPTTSQLLVPPTPKQTTPGSPPSASGLPGLPGLGGGEDLGATMGSITANTGTEITMSTLGGSDVRVLIDDDTQVISLTSTKASELPVGDMVMVQGDKNPDGSIHAKIIISTALPGGPR is encoded by the coding sequence ATGACGAACCCGAACGATCCGTGGGGGCAACGCCCGGAGGATTCGCCGACCGAACGGCTGGGTTCGCCGGGCACCGACTCGACCACGCCGTACGGAGGCAATTCGTTCGACGAGTGGGGACAACCGTCGAACCCGACGCAGGCGTTGCCGCCGCACGACGCGCAATGGGGTGACTACGAAAGTGGTTATCCCGCGGCCCAACCCCCGCCGCAGCAGGCGCCGCCCGGGTACGGCCAGGGCTACCAGGCGCCGCCACCCGGCTACGGCCAGGACTATCCCGGCGCGCCGCCGCCGGGTTATCCACCGCGTCCGCAGGACGGTGAGCAGGAAGAACCGCCCAAGCGCCACCTCGGTTTGTGGTTCGCGCTCGGCTTGGGCGTGCTGGCGTTGATCGCGGTCGGCGGGGTGCTCGCCGGTCTCGTGCTGAGCGGCGGCGGCTCGGACGGCAACACCGCGTCGGCGCCGACGACCAGCCAGCTGCTCGTCCCGCCGACACCGAAGCAGACCACTCCCGGCTCCCCGCCGAGCGCGAGCGGGCTGCCCGGTTTGCCGGGTCTGGGCGGCGGCGAAGATCTCGGTGCCACGATGGGCAGTATCACCGCCAATACCGGCACCGAGATCACGATGAGCACCCTCGGCGGATCCGATGTCCGCGTGCTGATCGACGATGACACCCAGGTGATCTCGCTGACCAGCACGAAGGCGAGCGAACTCCCCGTGGGCGACATGGTTATGGTGCAGGGCGACAAGAACCCAGACGGGTCGATCCACGCCAAGATCATTATCAGTACGGCGTTGCCGGGCGGCCCCCGATGA